One genomic segment of Hordeum vulgare subsp. vulgare chromosome 2H, MorexV3_pseudomolecules_assembly, whole genome shotgun sequence includes these proteins:
- the LOC123428175 gene encoding uncharacterized protein LOC123428175: protein MASFYAAIGFILPFLLTVEVALPQSTGSPAAAPPTTGSLSIEDACKQSAEFYDLCMARLSPDRSSLTADPVGLTRAAILAVQKNASETATFLSSIDEDDNFNKTAQLQQCLEDCGERYEAAVEQLTDATMALDTGAYDESQALVSAGQAEVKLCQRGCQDVAEHRSILMARNTEVDHLCNITLAIAKLIPR from the exons ATGGCATCCTTCTACGCAGCCATAGGTTTCATCCTCCCCTTCCTCCTCACCGTTGAGGTGGCGTTGCCCCAATCTACAGGTTCCCCTGCCGCGGCGCCACCGACCACCGGGTCGTTATCCATCGAGGACGCCTGCAAGCAGTCCGCCGAGTTCTACGACCTCTGCATGGCGAGGCTCTCCCCGGACCGGTCCTCCTTGACGGCTGACCCGGTGGGCCTGACCAGGGCGGCCATCCTGGCTGTCCAGAAGAACGCGTCCGAGACAGCCACGTTCCTCTCGAGCATCGACGAAGATGACAACTTCAACAAGACGGCACAGCTGCAACAATGCCTCGAGGACTGCGGGGAGCG gTACGAGGCAGCCGTGGAGCAGCTGACGGATGCGACGATGGCACTGGACACGGGGGCTTACGACGAGTCGCAGGCGCTGGTGTCGGCAGGCCAGGCGGAGGTGAAGCTGTGCCAGAGAGGGTGTCAGGACGTAGCAGAACACCGGAGCATCCTCATGGCGCGCAACACTGAGGTCGACCACCTCTGCAATATCACTCTAGCTATAGCCAAGCTTATTCCCCGGTGA
- the LOC123428173 gene encoding elastin-like: MESTKVSALLVLAMLVLSSPTVVLACSPASGCGSGTPSSGTPSGGGISISPVIGVVGGTVTPVIGVVGGTVTPVIGGAAPTAGGVVGKVTPAVGGMVPAVGGVAGKVGGMVAPVVGTVGGVAGKVTPAVGGMAPAVGGVVGTVGGMVAPVVGTVGGVAGKVPAAGGVVSPVVGIIGPIIGIGGSPASPSPKRHGGRKACPPSPPTPTPSPPTPTPAPTPPTPTPSSDTCPIDTLKLGVCLDLLGNELHIGDASVKCCPLVQGIAGLTAAACLCTAIKAKVLNLALYVPLALQLLVNDCGCAVPPGYTCA, translated from the coding sequence ATGGAGTCCACGAAGGTCTCCGCGCTGCTGGTTCTGGCCATGCTCGTGCTCTCCTCGCCCACTGTCGTGCTCGCCTGCTCCCCCGCCTCCGGGTGCGGCAGTGGCACGCCGTCGAGCGGCACGCCCTCGGGCGGCGGCATCAGCATCTCCCCGGTCATCGGCGTCGTCGGTGGCACCGTCACTCCGGTCATCGGCGTCGTCGGTGGCACCGTCACTCCGGTCATCGGTGGCGCCGCCCCGACCGCGGGCGGCGTCGTCGGCAAGGTCACCCCTGCCGTAGGCGGCATGGTCCCTGCCGTTGGCGGCGTCGCCGGCAAAGTTGGCGGCATGGTCGCTCCAGTGGTCGGCACCGTCGGCGGCGTGGCCGGCAAAGTCACCCCCGCCGTAGGCGGCATGGCCCCTGCCGTTGGCGGCGTGGTCGGCACCGTTGGCGGCATGGTCGCTCCAGTGGTCGGCACCGTCGGCGGCGTGGCCGGCAAAGTCCCGGCGGCCGGGGGAGTCGTCTCCCCCGTCGTCGGCATCATCGGTCCCATCATCGGCATCGGCGGGAGCCCGGCGTCCCCCTCGCCCAAACGCCACGGCGGACGCAAGGCGTGCCCTCCctcacccccgaccccgaccccgtcTCCCCCGACGCCCACCCCGGCGCCGACGCCCCCGACGCCCACGCCGTCCTCCGACACGTGCCCGATCGACACGCTGAAGCTGGGCGTGTGCCTGGACCTGCTCGGCAACGAGCTCCACATCGGCGACGCCAGCGTCAAGTGCTGCCCCCTGGTGCAGGGCATCGCCGGGCTCACCGCCGCGGCGTGCCTCTGCACCGCCATCAAGGCCAAGGTGCTCAACCTCGCCCTCTACGTGCCCCTCGCCCTCCAGCTGCTCGTCAACGACTGCGGCTGCGCCGTGCCGCCGGGATACACCTGCGCCTga
- the LOC123428174 gene encoding NEDD8 ultimate buster 1 — MASSGEASASASASASASASASPSGDRLRVVGAWAGPLEVELGAWTVAMLRAEVARRAGGVDPDRVGLIFGGRVLKDDPAGVSLQQAGLKGNAKVLSTLASPDRGKALAAEAAAAAAEEEHASKLVRLWDAAQALSQRHSDGSLLDENFNIALEDQSGQKVMFGSPEDMKALKMALMLHQKAKVLIKKNIYKDALDVLMMSEEAFSLCDAKLIERVDNVPMLQLDIVWCYFMLRDVSRLEVAGARLNKARLGFELSHGKDSTRFRLLQAARHADLALYVRLELLEGVVAYYNGHTEKARGSLSSAQSKYMQLQVPDEAIAMLTDMGYDARASKRALKMTGYDIQSSVDLLCEEREKKIRRREQDIETEREIMEQRRYGKTPMNKAVDMQKLRGLTTIGFEKYLAAEALRINENDAEKALDLLTNPELNCALQSKIQSRRKRPSHVLGAGPLRAGPAAAVAAAVAGNAPPQIPDLNAAEGGNQEQLVNNGAEAAANDAEAADNDAEAAANDAEAGANEEAVNQDQDMGDETEEDETEEYLIEEQAGASHGQALARDVDMENELANELTGDALDDYDIDVANEGQAIAEYLSLLESAAAAASS, encoded by the exons ATGGCGTCCTCCGGCGAGGCCTCAGCATCTGCATCGGCATCGGcatcggcgtcggcgtcggcgtcgccGTCGGGGGACCGACTCCGCGTGGTCGGCGCGTGGGCAGGGCCCCTGGAGGTGGAGCTGGGCGCCTGGACGGTGGCGATGCTGCGGGCGGAGGTGGCGCGGCGGGCCGGGGGCGTGGACCCCGACCGCGTCGGCCTCATCTTCGGCGGGCGCGTGCTCAAGGACGACCCCGCCGGCGTCTCGCTGCAGCAGGCCGGCCTCAAGGGCAACGCCAAGGTGCTCTCCACCCTCGCCTCCCCCGATCGCGGCAAGGCCCTCGCCGCCGAGGCCGCCGCGGCCGCGGCCGAGGAGGAGCACGCCAGCAAGCTCGTCAGGCTCTG GGATGCTGCACAAGCATTATCTCAAAGGCATTCAGATGGCTCTCTCCTTGACGAAAATTTCAACATAGCTCTCGAGGACCAGAGTGGCCAAAAAGTGATGTTTGGATCTCCAGAAGATATGAA GGCTTTGAAGATGGCTCTAATGCTTCATCAAAAGGCAAAAGTTCTTATCAAGAAGAACATCTATAAGGATGCACTGGATGTTTTGATGATGTCTGAG GAAGCCTTTTCTCTTTGTGACGCTAAACTCATTGAG AGAGTTGATAATGTGCCAATGCTTCAACTGGATATAGTCTGGTGTTATTTTATGCTTCGTGATGTATCACGCTTAGAAGTTGCAGGGGCTCGCCTAAACAAGGCTAGGTTAGGATTTGAACTTTCCCACGGTAAAGATTCCACACGCTTCAGATTACTCCAGGCAGCCCGTCATGCAGATCTGGCTCT CTATGTAAGACTGGAGCTTTTGGAAGGAGTGGTGGCCTATTATAATGGTCATACTGAAAAGGCACGTGGTTCTCTCAGTTCTGCACAGTCTAAATACATGCAG CTGCAAGTACCAGATGAAGCTATAGCAATGCTAACGGATATGGGCTACGATGCCCGAGCATCAAaaagagcactaaagatgactggCTATGATATTCAATCTTCTGTTGATCTCTTATGTGAGGAACGTGAAAAGAAAATCCGTAGAAGGGAGCAGGACATAGAGACAGAAAGAGAGATCAT GGAACAAAGGAGATATGGTAAAACTCCCATGAACAAGGCAGTTGATATGCAGAAGTTGAGAGGCTTGACTACTATCGG GTTTGAGAAGTACCTTGCTGCAGAAGCACTCCGCATAAACGAAAATGATGCTGAGAAAGCATTAGATCTTTTGACAAATCCTGAACTGAACTGTGCCCTACAA AGTAAAATTCAGTCAAGGAGGAAACGACCATCTCATG TCTTGGGTGCAGGACCATTGAGGGCCGGGCCTGCCGCTGCTGTGGCTGCTGCAGTGGCTGGTAATGCTCCACCACAGATACCGGATCTCAACGCTGCCGAGGGCGGCAATCAGGAACAGCTTGTGAACAACGGCGCAGAAGCTGCGGCCAATGACGCAGAAGCTGCGGACAACGACGCAGAAGCTGCCGCCAACGATGCGGAAGCTGGGGCCAATGAAGAAGCTGTCAACCAAGACCAAGACATGGGCGATGAGACAGAGGAGGATGAAACTGAGGAGTATTTGATCGAGGAACAAGCGGGTGCGAGCCACGGGCAAGCTCTGGCCAGGGACGTGGATATGGAGAACGAGCTCGCCAACGAGCTGACGGGTGATGCCCTGGATGACTATGACATCGACGTCGCCAACGAAGGGCAGGCCATCGCGGAGTACCTGAGCCTTCTGGAgtccgctgctgctgctgctagctCTTGA